The following proteins are co-located in the Haloarcula rubripromontorii genome:
- a CDS encoding DUF7537 family lipoprotein — translation MRWLSTAAVTVLLLTAGCNAFADTDNTDRPTVTPAPVPTAAESDTVTRLDPPPGVTTDRLENIALLAAAHRQAVNGTTYTLNERYSEFRIGNDSSSVRRAETVTVESPTRYRDELVRITTDSNATVERYEQSTYADGTNWYERRDNGTVERQRGEVQFSRDKYAYRTAFYLNRYAVVNQSTTTVVTRDGSRAYRIRGSGGEIPATEQLREFRVELLVEPAGLVRRFSVWYRTEDRIVEYSFWYEDIGETTVQRPTWLNESTPAN, via the coding sequence ATGCGCTGGCTGTCGACAGCTGCGGTGACCGTCCTTCTGCTGACAGCCGGCTGTAACGCCTTCGCCGATACTGACAACACCGACCGGCCCACTGTCACGCCGGCCCCGGTCCCGACAGCAGCGGAGTCGGACACGGTAACGAGGCTGGACCCGCCGCCCGGCGTGACCACCGACCGGCTCGAAAACATTGCCCTCTTGGCGGCGGCTCATCGGCAGGCGGTCAACGGCACTACATACACGCTGAACGAACGCTACAGCGAATTCAGGATCGGGAACGACAGTAGTTCCGTCCGGCGCGCCGAAACCGTTACCGTCGAATCGCCGACGCGGTACCGCGACGAACTGGTCAGAATAACGACCGACTCGAATGCGACCGTCGAGCGGTACGAACAGTCGACCTACGCCGACGGCACCAACTGGTACGAACGCCGTGACAACGGGACTGTCGAACGCCAGCGCGGCGAGGTCCAGTTCAGCCGCGACAAGTACGCCTACCGGACGGCATTCTACCTGAATCGTTACGCGGTGGTCAACCAGAGCACCACGACCGTCGTCACGCGGGACGGCAGCCGAGCCTACCGGATTCGCGGGTCCGGCGGCGAGATTCCGGCGACCGAACAGTTGAGGGAGTTTCGTGTCGAACTGCTGGTCGAGCCTGCTGGCCTCGTCCGCCGATTCAGCGTCTGGTACCGGACTGAAGACCGCATCGTCGAATACAGCTTCTGGTACGAGGATATCGGCGAGACGACAGTGCAGCGGCCGACGTGGCTCAACGAATCGACGCCAGCGAACTGA
- a CDS encoding DUF5789 family protein, protein MRYSETLQLFDQACEFPADHATVVQQLGDVELVAQNGDSVEMGEVLARTSEATYQSPEGLYNSLVGNLDDDFIGRKYYDDRAGSTSGTDEVRTETDRL, encoded by the coding sequence ATGCGTTACTCCGAAACGTTGCAGCTGTTCGACCAGGCCTGTGAGTTCCCCGCTGACCACGCCACTGTCGTTCAGCAACTCGGTGACGTCGAGCTGGTCGCCCAGAACGGCGACTCGGTCGAAATGGGTGAGGTATTGGCCCGGACCAGCGAGGCCACGTACCAGTCCCCAGAGGGGCTGTACAACTCTCTGGTCGGGAATCTGGACGACGACTTCATCGGCCGGAAGTACTACGACGACCGGGCCGGGAGCACGTCCGGAACCGACGAAGTTCGAACCGAGACAGACCGTCTGTAG
- a CDS encoding GNAT family N-acetyltransferase — MTMRLATPDDVPAISQVATAAWETDYPDILTRETAEDGVRDWYSTEQIESELAESQTILLVAERGERVVGFAHATWHETDREGYILRLYVHPDYRREGIGRSLLERTCEELFEYDIERINAMMLTANEPGAEFYEGFGFEFVDESETEIGGERYPESRYVLDDESLI; from the coding sequence GTGACAATGAGGCTGGCAACTCCGGACGATGTACCGGCCATCAGTCAGGTCGCGACGGCGGCCTGGGAGACGGATTACCCGGATATCCTCACCCGCGAGACGGCCGAGGACGGCGTTCGAGACTGGTATTCGACCGAACAGATCGAATCGGAACTGGCCGAATCGCAAACCATCCTGCTGGTCGCAGAGCGGGGAGAGCGTGTCGTCGGATTCGCACACGCGACGTGGCATGAAACCGACCGTGAGGGGTATATTCTCCGGCTGTACGTCCATCCCGACTACAGGCGCGAGGGAATCGGCCGCTCGCTGCTAGAACGGACCTGCGAGGAGCTATTCGAGTACGACATCGAGCGGATCAACGCGATGATGCTCACGGCGAACGAGCCGGGAGCCGAGTTCTACGAGGGCTTCGGGTTCGAGTTCGTCGACGAAAGCGAAACCGAAATCGGCGGCGAGCGCTACCCCGAGAGCCGCTACGTCCTCGACGACGAGTCACTGATCTGA
- a CDS encoding ABC transporter ATP-binding protein, which yields MAQLTLDEVTKTFQDDDGEIIAVDEVSVDIEDGEFLCVVGPSGCGKSTTLRMIAGLEDITRGEIRLDGQIINDQPPARRNVAMVFQSYALYPHMTVRENMAFGLEESTDMPDDEINERVEQACKDMGIFELIDRKPGELSGGQQQRVALGRAIVRDPEVFLMDEPLANLDAKLKAEMRTELQELQHDLDVTTVYVTHDQTEAMTMSDRIAILNDGVLQQCATPLECYHEPNNLFVAGFIGEPSMNFFPMTLEGSTLKGEWFEYELSDETVAAVEGTSDITLGIRPEDIEFVQSDTSPNVFDSTVHVVEPRGNENTAHLQFDESMDDQFIATVGGMKQLKAGQRVKVRFPENAIHLFDTESGQAIRNRTLDEIETVESVV from the coding sequence ATGGCACAACTCACACTGGACGAGGTAACGAAGACGTTCCAAGACGACGACGGCGAAATCATCGCGGTCGACGAGGTATCGGTCGACATCGAGGACGGCGAGTTCCTCTGTGTCGTCGGTCCATCCGGCTGTGGCAAGTCGACGACGCTGCGGATGATTGCCGGGCTCGAAGACATCACGCGCGGGGAGATCCGGCTGGACGGCCAGATTATCAACGATCAGCCGCCGGCCCGCCGGAACGTGGCGATGGTGTTCCAGTCATACGCGCTGTACCCGCATATGACCGTGCGGGAGAACATGGCCTTCGGGCTGGAGGAGTCGACGGATATGCCCGACGACGAAATCAACGAGCGCGTCGAGCAGGCGTGTAAGGACATGGGCATCTTCGAGCTCATCGACCGCAAGCCCGGCGAACTCTCGGGCGGCCAGCAACAGCGCGTGGCGCTGGGCCGCGCGATTGTCCGGGACCCCGAAGTGTTCCTGATGGACGAGCCGCTGGCGAACCTAGACGCGAAGCTCAAAGCCGAGATGCGGACCGAACTGCAGGAACTCCAGCATGACCTCGACGTGACGACGGTGTACGTCACCCACGACCAGACGGAGGCGATGACGATGAGCGACCGCATCGCCATCCTCAACGACGGCGTCCTCCAGCAGTGTGCGACGCCGCTCGAGTGTTACCACGAGCCGAACAATCTCTTTGTCGCCGGCTTCATCGGCGAGCCGTCGATGAACTTCTTCCCGATGACGCTGGAGGGGTCGACGCTCAAAGGCGAGTGGTTCGAGTACGAACTCAGCGACGAGACGGTTGCCGCCGTCGAGGGGACGAGCGACATCACGCTGGGCATCAGACCCGAAGACATCGAGTTCGTCCAGAGCGACACCAGTCCGAACGTGTTCGATTCGACGGTCCACGTCGTCGAGCCACGCGGAAACGAGAACACGGCCCACCTGCAGTTCGATGAGTCGATGGACGACCAGTTCATCGCGACAGTCGGTGGGATGAAACAGCTCAAGGCCGGCCAGCGCGTCAAAGTCCGGTTCCCCGAGAACGCGATTCACCTCTTCGACACGGAGAGCGGCCAGGCGATCCGGAACCGCACGCTCGACGAGATCGAAACGGTCGAATCCGTCGTCTGA
- the gatE gene encoding Glu-tRNA(Gln) amidotransferase subunit GatE, whose protein sequence is MTEYDYEELGLVAGLEIHQQLDTATKLFCDCPTTVREPEESDRSFTRYLHPTKSELGEIDEAALEESMVDREFEYLSYDTTCLVEEDDEPPHRVDREAMETTLEIAQLLDMAVVDQVNVMRKIVVDGSNTTGFQRSMLVANDGAIETSDGPVGIEDMLLEEESCQRVEETDDGVRFSLDRLGIPLVEIGTKPDISSPEQAREAAERIGMLLRSTGKVKRGLGTIRQDVNVSIAEGARIELKGVQSLDDIDDLVRNEVRRQVELLDIADELAEREASVGEPQDVTDVFADTDSGVIEGALSSGGDVQAVLLEGFDGLVGREIQPDRRLGTELSDHAKRHGAGGIFHTDELPAYGVTEAEVEALRDAVGAGPEDAVAIVADDPETAELAIDAVAERAETALEGVPEETRDANEDATSRYLRPLPGAARMYPETDVPPVEPDVTEVETPELLTEKVDRYESEFGLGSGLAEQVAYGQRWPLFEALVEGEGVDPTLAAGTLESTLTELRRDDVPVENLTDEHLRGAILLVDGGDVPREGIEDLLTALAEDPSLSAEAAVEQEDLGGVDESEVRDAVVEVVERHEDQVAEEGMGAFSALMGECMGALRGKADGDTVSDVLRSEIQKRA, encoded by the coding sequence ATGACTGAGTACGACTACGAGGAGCTGGGGCTCGTCGCCGGCTTAGAGATCCACCAGCAACTCGATACTGCGACGAAACTGTTCTGTGACTGTCCGACGACGGTCCGTGAACCGGAGGAGAGCGACCGCTCGTTTACCCGCTATCTGCACCCGACCAAGAGCGAACTCGGGGAGATAGACGAGGCGGCGCTAGAAGAGAGCATGGTCGACCGAGAGTTCGAGTACCTCTCGTACGACACCACCTGCCTCGTCGAGGAGGACGACGAACCGCCCCACCGCGTCGACCGCGAGGCGATGGAGACGACGCTGGAAATCGCCCAGCTACTTGACATGGCCGTCGTCGACCAGGTGAACGTCATGCGGAAAATCGTCGTCGACGGCTCGAACACGACTGGATTCCAGCGCTCGATGCTGGTCGCCAACGACGGGGCCATCGAGACGAGCGACGGCCCGGTCGGCATCGAGGACATGCTGCTGGAGGAGGAGTCCTGCCAGCGCGTCGAGGAGACCGACGACGGCGTCCGCTTTTCGCTGGACCGCCTCGGCATTCCGCTGGTCGAAATCGGCACGAAGCCGGACATCAGTTCACCCGAGCAGGCCCGCGAGGCCGCCGAGCGCATCGGGATGCTGCTTCGTTCGACGGGGAAAGTAAAGCGCGGCCTCGGGACCATCCGCCAGGACGTGAACGTCTCCATCGCCGAGGGCGCACGCATCGAACTGAAGGGCGTCCAGAGCCTCGACGACATCGACGACCTGGTCCGCAACGAGGTCCGCCGGCAGGTCGAACTGCTGGACATCGCCGACGAACTCGCCGAGCGCGAGGCCTCGGTCGGCGAGCCACAGGACGTGACCGACGTGTTCGCGGACACGGACTCGGGAGTCATCGAGGGCGCGCTCTCGTCGGGCGGCGACGTTCAGGCGGTTCTGCTGGAAGGCTTCGACGGCCTCGTCGGCCGCGAGATTCAGCCCGACCGCCGGCTCGGCACGGAACTGTCCGACCACGCCAAGCGCCACGGCGCGGGCGGCATCTTCCACACCGACGAACTGCCGGCCTACGGCGTCACCGAGGCGGAAGTCGAGGCGCTGCGGGACGCTGTGGGGGCCGGCCCCGAGGACGCCGTCGCCATCGTCGCCGACGACCCGGAGACGGCCGAACTCGCCATCGACGCCGTTGCCGAGCGGGCCGAGACGGCGCTTGAGGGCGTCCCGGAGGAGACCCGGGACGCTAACGAGGACGCCACGTCGCGGTACCTCCGCCCGCTCCCCGGCGCGGCGCGGATGTACCCCGAGACGGACGTGCCGCCGGTCGAACCGGACGTGACCGAAGTCGAGACGCCGGAACTGCTCACCGAGAAAGTCGACCGGTACGAGAGCGAGTTCGGCCTCGGCTCCGGCCTCGCCGAGCAGGTCGCCTACGGCCAGCGGTGGCCGCTGTTCGAGGCGCTGGTCGAGGGCGAGGGCGTCGACCCGACGCTGGCCGCTGGCACGCTAGAGTCGACGCTGACGGAACTCCGGCGCGACGATGTCCCCGTCGAGAACCTCACCGACGAGCACCTCCGCGGGGCGATACTGCTGGTCGACGGCGGCGACGTGCCCCGGGAGGGCATCGAGGACCTGCTGACGGCGCTCGCCGAGGACCCGTCGCTCTCGGCCGAGGCCGCCGTCGAACAGGAGGACCTCGGCGGCGTCGACGAGTCGGAGGTCAGGGACGCCGTCGTCGAGGTCGTCGAGCGCCACGAGGACCAGGTCGCCGAGGAAGGGATGGGCGCGTTCTCGGCGCTGATGGGCGAGTGCATGGGCGCGCTCCGTGGCAAGGCCGACGGCGATACGGTCAGTGACGTGTTGCGCTCGGAGATCCAGAAGCGGGCTTAA
- a CDS encoding carbohydrate ABC transporter permease produces the protein MREILSRLLATGGRLRSAVSRDESDGDQLATDGGATVKTTRRDSLRNSLPVEWELIESAPFWLPPVLFAGFFVYGAIAWNFLLSLTDYNGLGGAQYETFDLSMYSRLLSDGAFWQAAQNTVVLLVVFTVLCLALGLFVAILIDQQIRFENTFRTIYLLPMSLSFVVTATMWAWVYNARNGVLNQFLRLFNLEGAIVGLLRPAGVNAEVIQWLSWNTTALAAVIFALIWQFSGYAMVVFLAGLRAIPTEHYEAARVDGASTVRLYARVIIPQLRASAVSASVVLMVFALKAFDFIYALRGSQPGANMDILATMMYRVAFDSLQWAYGSAVAIVLFALALLVIGPYLYSEYRRGEL, from the coding sequence ATGCGCGAGATACTCAGTAGACTCCTCGCCACCGGGGGTCGGCTCCGGTCGGCGGTATCGAGAGACGAATCGGACGGCGACCAACTGGCAACAGACGGCGGAGCGACGGTGAAAACGACCCGGAGAGACTCGCTCCGGAACTCACTGCCGGTCGAGTGGGAACTCATCGAATCCGCCCCGTTCTGGCTGCCGCCAGTCCTGTTTGCGGGCTTTTTTGTCTACGGCGCTATCGCCTGGAACTTCCTCCTGTCGCTAACTGACTACAACGGCCTGGGCGGTGCGCAGTACGAGACTTTCGATCTCAGCATGTACAGCCGTTTGCTGAGCGACGGGGCGTTCTGGCAGGCGGCACAGAATACGGTGGTGTTACTTGTCGTGTTCACTGTCCTCTGTCTGGCGCTTGGCCTGTTCGTGGCCATCCTTATCGATCAGCAGATACGCTTCGAGAATACGTTCCGGACCATCTACCTGCTCCCGATGAGCCTCTCGTTCGTCGTCACGGCGACGATGTGGGCGTGGGTGTACAACGCCCGCAACGGCGTGCTCAATCAGTTCCTCCGGCTGTTCAACCTCGAAGGAGCCATCGTGGGACTGCTCCGCCCGGCCGGAGTCAACGCCGAGGTTATTCAGTGGCTCTCCTGGAACACGACCGCGTTGGCGGCGGTCATCTTTGCGCTCATCTGGCAGTTCAGCGGTTACGCGATGGTCGTCTTCCTCGCCGGCCTCCGGGCGATTCCAACCGAACACTACGAGGCTGCGCGGGTCGACGGCGCGTCCACGGTTCGGCTGTACGCACGGGTAATCATCCCGCAACTCCGAGCCTCCGCCGTGTCTGCGTCAGTGGTGCTGATGGTGTTTGCGCTGAAAGCGTTCGACTTCATCTACGCGCTCCGTGGCTCACAGCCGGGGGCGAACATGGACATTCTGGCGACGATGATGTATCGGGTCGCGTTCGACAGCCTGCAGTGGGCGTACGGGTCCGCCGTCGCTATCGTGCTGTTTGCGCTCGCACTGCTGGTCATCGGACCGTACCTCTACAGCGAATACCGACGGGGTGAACTATGA
- a CDS encoding carbohydrate ABC transporter permease, translating to MSIRDGGFIDELRSTENSRLGLYALLLAGIVFYLFPVETAVMTMFKTESAFARTLPFAPPGGDGFTLDALATAWNTLRPGLLNSLLMAIPATIVSALLGSMTAYGLTTISWRGQVGVVVLIIAGIFIPYQAVLVPLAQFWFQVLPGLLNGFVNTVFGFITGGNWQYPSRNGYVQLLQLSITHAAYGIPICTLLFRSYYQSISDEMIEAARLDGASAFSIYRNIILPLSLPMFAVTLIYQFTQVYNDLLFALVLVNEPASQVATQRLAALTGGVVQSFNTTMAGAIVAALPTLLVYIMFGEQFAKGVAGE from the coding sequence ATGAGCATTAGAGATGGGGGTTTCATCGACGAACTTCGCAGTACAGAGAACAGCCGTCTCGGCCTGTATGCCCTCCTGCTGGCGGGTATCGTCTTCTACCTCTTCCCGGTGGAGACGGCCGTGATGACGATGTTCAAGACCGAGAGCGCGTTCGCCCGAACGCTCCCGTTCGCGCCGCCGGGCGGTGACGGCTTCACACTCGATGCGCTCGCCACTGCCTGGAACACGCTTCGGCCGGGACTGCTGAACTCGCTGCTGATGGCGATTCCCGCGACAATTGTGTCGGCGCTGCTGGGCAGTATGACCGCGTACGGACTGACGACGATTAGCTGGCGCGGCCAGGTCGGCGTGGTCGTCCTCATCATCGCAGGCATCTTCATCCCATACCAGGCTGTGCTGGTCCCGCTGGCACAGTTCTGGTTCCAGGTGCTTCCGGGGCTGCTCAACGGCTTCGTCAACACCGTCTTTGGCTTCATCACGGGCGGTAACTGGCAGTATCCGAGCCGTAACGGGTACGTACAGCTGCTGCAGCTGTCGATCACCCACGCGGCGTACGGGATTCCGATCTGTACGCTGCTGTTCCGGTCGTACTATCAGAGCATCTCCGACGAGATGATCGAGGCCGCTCGCCTCGACGGCGCGAGCGCGTTCAGCATCTACCGCAACATCATCCTTCCGCTGTCGCTGCCGATGTTCGCGGTGACGCTCATTTACCAGTTCACGCAGGTGTACAACGACCTGTTGTTCGCGCTCGTACTCGTCAACGAACCGGCTTCGCAGGTGGCGACCCAGCGCCTCGCGGCGCTCACTGGCGGGGTCGTCCAGTCGTTCAACACCACGATGGCAGGGGCCATCGTCGCAGCACTTCCGACGCTGCTCGTCTACATCATGTTCGGCGAACAGTTCGCGAAAGGCGTCGCTGGAGAATAA
- a CDS encoding DUF7344 domain-containing protein, translating into MNTKQTEIPDSLPLDDRLSLLSSHYRRYLLYGLSQYTTPVSLAVLADTVTEFEHGTPAEQHRDERLTIYTALYHNHLPRLVDAGVVQYNQSEDMVDIGPNAPALVPLLESTLEHDLSASGNGLTSNAVDIDSLQPERSN; encoded by the coding sequence ATGAATACGAAACAAACCGAGATCCCCGACTCGCTTCCGCTGGACGACCGACTGTCGCTCCTGTCGTCGCACTATCGGCGGTACCTCCTGTACGGGCTTTCACAGTACACGACACCGGTTTCACTGGCTGTGCTCGCGGACACGGTGACCGAGTTCGAACACGGGACACCGGCTGAACAGCACCGCGACGAGCGGCTCACGATTTACACGGCCCTCTATCACAACCACCTTCCGCGGCTGGTCGATGCCGGTGTCGTCCAGTACAACCAGTCGGAAGATATGGTCGACATCGGGCCGAACGCGCCGGCCCTCGTCCCGCTGCTCGAATCGACGCTCGAGCACGATCTGTCGGCGAGCGGTAACGGACTGACCTCGAACGCCGTCGATATCGACTCCTTGCAGCCCGAGCGAAGCAATTAA
- a CDS encoding class II fumarate hydratase, with product MTDEYRTEQDSLGEMQVPADAYWGAQTQRAVENFPISDVTFGRRFIRALGVVKKAAAQANRDLGTVPEDKADCIVEAADEVIAGEHDDQFPVDVFQTGSGTSSNMNANEVISNRATELYGGDIGTREIHPNDHVNFGQSSNDVIPTAMHVAALEAVEKDVIPGLKTLRDELDAKEDEFENVVKTGRTHLQDATPVTLGQEFSGYRTQVEKGISRVQDVHGRLSELALGGTAVGTGLNTHPEFPAKAAEYISEETDLSFREADNHFEAQAAHDAMSEAHGALRTVAGSLNKIANDLRLLASGPRNGLGEIDQPENQPGSSIMPGKINPVVAEAVNQVHKQVVGNDAAVSAGAAEGQIDLNLYKPVLASNFLQSAQLIANSSAVFGEKFVAKLEADADHCAERVEQSMALATALNPAIGYDKASKVAKKALAEEKTIREVVLEEGYLDEDEVDDVLDPEKMTKRGILGDE from the coding sequence ATGACCGACGAGTACCGGACAGAGCAGGATAGCCTCGGTGAGATGCAGGTGCCAGCCGACGCGTACTGGGGCGCACAGACGCAACGCGCCGTCGAGAACTTCCCGATCAGCGACGTAACCTTCGGGCGGCGGTTCATCCGCGCCCTCGGCGTCGTCAAGAAGGCGGCCGCGCAGGCGAACCGCGACCTCGGAACGGTTCCGGAGGACAAGGCGGACTGTATCGTCGAGGCCGCCGACGAGGTCATCGCCGGCGAGCACGACGACCAGTTCCCCGTCGACGTGTTCCAGACCGGCTCGGGCACGTCCTCGAACATGAACGCGAACGAGGTCATCTCGAACCGCGCCACGGAGCTGTACGGCGGCGACATCGGGACCCGTGAGATTCACCCGAACGACCACGTCAACTTCGGTCAGTCCAGTAACGACGTGATTCCGACGGCGATGCACGTCGCGGCCCTCGAAGCGGTCGAGAAGGACGTCATTCCCGGCCTGAAGACGCTACGCGACGAACTCGACGCCAAGGAAGACGAGTTCGAGAACGTCGTCAAGACCGGTCGAACGCACCTGCAGGATGCGACCCCGGTGACGCTCGGTCAGGAGTTCTCAGGCTACCGAACGCAGGTCGAGAAGGGCATCTCCCGCGTGCAAGACGTTCACGGTCGCCTCTCCGAACTCGCGCTCGGTGGGACCGCGGTCGGGACTGGCCTGAACACGCATCCCGAGTTCCCGGCGAAGGCAGCCGAGTACATCAGCGAAGAGACGGACCTGAGTTTCCGCGAGGCCGACAACCACTTCGAGGCCCAGGCCGCTCACGACGCGATGTCCGAGGCCCACGGCGCGCTCCGGACCGTCGCCGGCTCGCTGAACAAGATCGCCAACGACCTGCGGCTGCTCGCCTCCGGCCCGCGCAACGGCCTCGGCGAGATCGACCAGCCGGAGAATCAGCCCGGCTCCTCGATCATGCCCGGGAAAATCAACCCCGTCGTCGCCGAGGCGGTCAATCAGGTCCACAAACAGGTCGTCGGCAACGACGCCGCCGTCTCGGCCGGCGCGGCCGAGGGCCAGATAGACCTGAACCTCTACAAGCCCGTGCTGGCCTCGAACTTCCTGCAGTCGGCACAGCTCATCGCCAACAGCAGCGCGGTGTTCGGCGAGAAGTTCGTCGCCAAACTCGAAGCTGACGCCGACCACTGCGCCGAACGCGTCGAGCAGAGCATGGCGCTGGCGACGGCGCTCAACCCAGCCATCGGCTACGACAAGGCCAGCAAGGTCGCGAAGAAAGCACTCGCCGAGGAGAAGACCATCCGCGAGGTGGTCCTCGAAGAGGGCTATCTCGATGAGGACGAAGTCGACGATGTACTTGACCCCGAGAAGATGACGAAGCGTGGCATCCTCGGCGACGAGTAG
- a CDS encoding HTH domain-containing protein has translation MDSTANPVRVELFVRSLCPGDARQHQHYVLDRLQALEDAGRIEDLSILIWGRRIEPRLAQRTAEGRHLLERLSMFEQWERDSDASLDAFDWQHPVTNMVSDESVTVITLPTLALAEYVDGDLQHVAPCTRDGTVHRVVDRVNALGDTADVAEEREHERTVVQ, from the coding sequence ATGGATTCCACTGCCAATCCTGTTCGGGTCGAACTGTTCGTCCGGTCCCTGTGTCCGGGAGACGCAAGACAACATCAGCACTACGTGCTCGACCGGTTACAGGCTCTCGAAGACGCTGGCCGTATCGAGGACCTGTCGATACTGATCTGGGGACGCCGGATCGAACCGCGACTCGCACAGCGGACTGCGGAGGGCCGACACCTGCTGGAGCGCCTTTCGATGTTCGAACAGTGGGAACGCGATTCCGATGCCTCGCTTGACGCCTTCGACTGGCAGCACCCGGTGACGAACATGGTTTCCGACGAGTCGGTCACCGTCATCACGCTGCCGACGCTTGCCCTCGCTGAGTATGTTGACGGGGACCTCCAGCACGTCGCGCCCTGTACGCGGGATGGAACAGTCCACCGCGTCGTCGACCGAGTCAACGCCCTCGGGGATACCGCAGACGTTGCCGAGGAACGTGAGCACGAGCGTACCGTGGTCCAATAG